In Lolium rigidum isolate FL_2022 chromosome 3, APGP_CSIRO_Lrig_0.1, whole genome shotgun sequence, the genomic window ACAATCAGTCCAAGGTTTTTTTCGACAAAACATGTAGACATTTCTCTATTTCTGAATTCAGTAAGTGAGTGCATGCAGCTTTTATCCAGAACGGTAAGCACATtagcacaatcaacacattgttcTATCACTCACCCTCTACTCTAACTGGGTTCAGTGGCACAAACTGTGCAAACCCTATCCAGTAACAATAACACAAGCGCCACACACAGCATAACTAAAAGTCGACACACATAAATAGCTGTCAATAAGTTATAGTCGTCAATGCAGTAGGACATTTAAAAGCTTGCTGATTCAGAAATACAACCAAACTCCAATATGTCACAATGAAATCTTCATAGCTGCAAGCTTCAAAAAATGCTTCCACCCTTTAGCTCGAGACAAAGTTCCGTCTTGTTCGCCGCAACAAGAGACCAAGCAACAGTAACAGTTACCCCAGCATCGCCAAGGTAACATTTCTTCTGGCTTATGTTACAAACTTTGGGATAGAAATGAACACGAGTTTCTGCAGCGATAGCACCAGATTTGGAGTAGGCTTTTATGAAAAAGTCCAACCTTCCATCAAGTTGTACAGAAACAACTTGCCTCCGCAGAAGTACATGACCACTTTCACCTTTCAGCATTGCTTCATCTCCTGACTCAATCAGCACAATCTGGCTGGATGAGGGATTAATCCTACGCGTGTATCCACTATCAGTGAACACAAGTTTCCCTGATTGTGGGGAGCAAGCAACTAGGCCGCCATATTTTAAAGGCCAGGATCCATCTTCGCTAGCAACCTGGACACCCAAGATAGTGGCCTGGACCGTTTGTTTAACTGGCTGCAAGCACACCTCTACGGTGCACAAGCTATTCT contains:
- the LOC124695903 gene encoding uncharacterized protein LOC124695903, with translation MADEAESFASYSRLWEYKWGKTRGFFTDPTVLSSMQFTHYTPGRLPYSMECTTLETLQIISIKLTELAGALELPLSVYGVVAVRDMVDRNRNILFSRDWRNPQELKQNDPFLHLTGPSRAIVFMDKVCIEIMLRVKSGAYSQDKALISCVRRYTGVNGPCVSTICFKNSLCTVEVCLQPVKQTVQATILGVQVASEDGSWPLKYGGLVACSPQSGKLVFTDSGYTRRINPSSSQIVLIESGDEAMLKGESGHVLLRRQVVSVQLDGRLDFFIKAYSKSGAIAAETRVHFYPKVCNISQKKCYLGDAGVTVTVAWSLVAANKTELCLELKGGSIF